From Nicotiana tabacum cultivar K326 chromosome 15, ASM71507v2, whole genome shotgun sequence, the proteins below share one genomic window:
- the LOC142169822 gene encoding uncharacterized protein LOC142169822 yields the protein MYLNTAKEVWSDINERFGQSNGSKYIQIQREISSASQRSFDIATYFTRMRALWDELNSAYVGPTCSCGILPKFIEDQYLFQFLSGLNESYSTAKSSIMLMCPLPSISKAYSLLQHDESQKENKPPNLGFSGDSVSFSATSSNSNLLGNHQHNAKSFNQRINFDQTRKSSSVSCKYCKKLRHTIDKCYRIHYFPNDFKFTKNKRSASCAQVEDNTTQVVPPNETTAYGFNKE from the coding sequence ATGTATCTCAACACTGCTAAAGAAGTGTGGAGTGACATAAATGAGAGGTTTGGACAATCCAATGGATCCAAATACATTCAAATCCAGAGGGAAATCAGTTCTGCCTCTCAAAGGTCTTTTGATATTGCTACTTATTTTACCAGAATGAGGGCTTTATGGGATGAATTGAACTCTGCTTATGTTGGTCCTACATGCTCTTGTGGAATATTACCCAAATTCATTGAAGACCAATACCTTTTTCAATTCCTAAGTGGACTGAATGAGTCCTATTCCACAGCTAAGAGTAGCATCATGCTTATGTGTCCACTTCCTTCAATTAGCAAAGCATATTCTTTGCTTCAACATGATGAAAGCCAAAAAGAAAATAAGCCTCCAAATTTGGGTTTCTCTGGTGATTCAGTTTCCTTTTCTGCTACTTCATCGAACTCCAATCTTCTTGGAAACCACCAACATAATGCAAAGTCTTTCAATCAAAGAATCAATTTTGATCAAACAAGGAAATCTTCTTCTGTGTCTTGCAAATACTGCAAGAAACTTAGGCACACAATAGACAAATGCTATAGGATTCATTATTTTCCCAATGACTTCAAGTTCACCAAGAACAAAAGGTCTGCTTCCTGTGCACAAGTAGAAGATAATACTACTCAAGTGGTTCCTCCAAATGAAACCACAGCTTATGGTTTCAACAAAGAGTAG